The following proteins are encoded in a genomic region of Streptomyces sp. NBC_01723:
- a CDS encoding TlpA family protein disulfide reductase, with product MPRTRRIGGALVRGQGDDGGLGTPGPHLDAADLGAELGSRATLVQFSSAFCSPCRATRRVLGEVARMVPGVAHVEIDAEARLELVRALGVHKTPTVLVLDGGGRVVRRAVGQPRKADVIAALGEAV from the coding sequence GTGCCGCGGACGCGGCGGATCGGGGGCGCGCTGGTGCGCGGGCAGGGTGACGACGGCGGGCTCGGGACTCCGGGTCCGCACCTCGACGCGGCCGACCTCGGGGCGGAACTCGGCAGCCGCGCGACGCTCGTGCAGTTCTCCAGCGCCTTCTGTTCCCCCTGCCGTGCCACCCGGCGGGTCCTCGGCGAGGTGGCCCGCATGGTCCCCGGCGTCGCCCACGTCGAGATCGACGCCGAGGCCCGCCTGGAACTCGTCCGCGCCCTCGGCGTGCACAAGACCCCGACCGTGCTGGTCCTCGACGGCGGCGGCCGCGTCGTGCGGCGTGCCGTCGGGCAGCCGCGCAAGGCGGACGTGATCGCCGCCCTGGGCGAGGCGGTGTGA
- a CDS encoding transglutaminase domain-containing protein, translated as MELIQKTPDLSAYLAADEVIDHDHPRVREVADGLAKEAADSYSYARLAFEFVRDTIPHSQDSGDPRVTWRASDVLERRTGICYAKAHALAALLRAEDIPAALCYQRFDVVHGLVAVRFNGAWHRQDPRGNKPGVDARFSLEGERLAFTPDHEAGEADYPELYAAPHPAVVDALKAATDRPHLWATLPTAL; from the coding sequence ATGGAGCTGATCCAGAAGACCCCCGACCTGTCCGCCTATCTGGCTGCCGACGAGGTCATCGACCATGACCACCCCCGCGTACGGGAGGTGGCCGACGGACTCGCAAAAGAGGCGGCCGACTCGTATTCCTATGCGCGACTGGCCTTCGAGTTCGTGCGGGACACCATCCCGCACTCGCAGGACTCCGGAGACCCGCGCGTCACCTGGCGGGCCTCCGACGTCCTGGAGCGGCGTACCGGCATCTGCTACGCCAAGGCGCACGCGCTGGCCGCCCTGCTGCGGGCCGAGGACATCCCGGCCGCCCTGTGCTACCAGCGGTTCGACGTGGTGCACGGTCTGGTCGCGGTGCGCTTCAACGGTGCCTGGCACCGGCAGGACCCGCGCGGGAACAAGCCCGGCGTGGACGCGCGGTTCTCCCTGGAGGGGGAGCGGCTGGCGTTCACACCGGACCACGAGGCCGGGGAGGCGGACTACCCGGAGCTGTACGCCGCGCCGCACCCGGCCGTGGTGGACGCCCTGAAGGCGGCCACCGACCGGCCGCACCTGTGGGCGACCCTCCCCACGGCGCTCTGA
- a CDS encoding LacI family DNA-binding transcriptional regulator codes for MDDRTGHRIVPDTTRRADRLPGNRYGNRPTMKDVAARAGVGLKTVSRVVNGEAGVTPETERRVQEAIDALGFRRNDSARVLRKGRTASIGLVLEDLADPFYGPLSRAVEEVARAHGALLINGSSAEDPDREQELVLALCARRVDGLVVIPAGDDHRYLEPELKAGVATVFVDRPAGQIDADVVVSDNFGGARDGVAHLIAHGHRRIGFIGDMPRIHTAAERLRGYRAAMEDAGIPVKDAWMSLGVTDPERVRRAAEDMLADPEPVTAIFTGNNRVTVTVIRVLAEHTPGVALVGFDDIELADLLQPGVTVVAQDAAALGRTAAERLFRQLDGTLLAPDRIELPTRLVTRGSGELPPAG; via the coding sequence GTGGACGACAGGACAGGACACCGCATCGTGCCCGACACGACCCGCCGCGCAGACCGCCTCCCCGGGAACCGCTACGGCAATCGCCCGACCATGAAGGACGTCGCCGCCCGGGCCGGAGTCGGCCTGAAGACCGTCTCCCGGGTGGTCAACGGGGAGGCCGGCGTCACCCCGGAGACCGAGCGCCGCGTCCAGGAGGCCATCGACGCCCTCGGCTTCCGCCGCAACGACAGCGCGCGGGTGCTCCGCAAGGGACGGACCGCGAGCATCGGCCTCGTCCTGGAGGATCTGGCCGACCCCTTCTACGGGCCGCTCAGCCGCGCCGTGGAGGAGGTGGCCCGGGCGCACGGCGCGCTGCTGATCAACGGGTCCAGCGCGGAGGACCCGGACCGTGAGCAGGAGCTGGTGCTGGCGCTGTGCGCGCGGCGCGTCGACGGCCTCGTGGTCATTCCGGCCGGGGACGACCACCGGTACCTGGAGCCAGAGCTGAAGGCGGGCGTCGCGACGGTGTTCGTGGACCGCCCGGCGGGGCAGATCGACGCGGACGTGGTGGTGTCCGACAACTTCGGCGGCGCCCGCGACGGCGTGGCCCACCTGATCGCGCACGGGCACCGCAGGATCGGCTTCATCGGCGACATGCCCCGCATCCACACGGCCGCCGAGCGGCTGCGCGGCTACCGGGCCGCCATGGAGGACGCGGGCATCCCGGTGAAGGACGCCTGGATGTCCCTGGGCGTCACCGACCCCGAGCGGGTGCGCAGGGCGGCCGAGGACATGCTGGCGGACCCGGAGCCGGTCACCGCGATCTTCACCGGCAACAACCGGGTGACCGTCACCGTCATCCGCGTCCTGGCCGAGCACACCCCGGGCGTCGCCCTCGTCGGCTTCGACGACATCGAGCTGGCCGACCTGCTCCAGCCGGGCGTCACCGTGGTCGCGCAGGACGCGGCCGCCCTCGGCCGCACCGCCGCCGAGCGCCTGTTCCGGCAGCTGGACGGCACCCTCCTCGCGCCGGACCGCATCGAACTGCCGACCAGGCTCGTCACCCGCGGCTCCGGCGAGCTGCCGCCGGCGGGCTGA
- a CDS encoding ROK family protein, which yields MHTDLVAALDIGGTKIAGALVDGDGRIHARAQRATPAREDGDTVMGAVEAVLAELTVSALWGRVTAVGIGSAGPVDASAGTVSPVNVPGWRDYPLVRRVRDAVGDLPVELIGDGVAITAAEHWQGAARGHDNALCMVVSTGVGGGLVLGGRLHPGPTGNSGHIGHISVDLDGDPCPCGARGCVERIASGPNIARRALDGGWRPGPDGDTSAAAVAAAARLGDPVAVASFERAAQALAAGIAATATLVEIDIAVVGGGVGKAGDVLFTPLRKALTDYATLSFVQRLVVVPAQMGTDAGLVGAASAALTRVTGVTAAHV from the coding sequence ATGCACACCGACCTCGTGGCAGCGCTGGACATCGGCGGCACCAAGATCGCCGGCGCGCTGGTGGACGGCGACGGCCGCATCCACGCGCGCGCCCAGCGTGCGACGCCTGCCCGGGAGGACGGCGACACCGTGATGGGGGCCGTCGAGGCCGTGCTCGCGGAGCTGACGGTGTCGGCGCTGTGGGGGCGGGTCACGGCCGTCGGGATCGGCAGCGCGGGCCCGGTGGACGCCTCCGCCGGTACCGTCAGTCCGGTGAACGTGCCCGGCTGGCGCGACTACCCGCTGGTCCGACGGGTCCGGGACGCCGTCGGCGACCTGCCCGTCGAGCTGATCGGCGACGGGGTGGCCATCACGGCGGCCGAACACTGGCAGGGCGCCGCGCGCGGGCACGACAACGCGCTGTGCATGGTGGTCTCGACGGGTGTCGGCGGCGGACTCGTGCTGGGTGGCCGGCTGCACCCCGGCCCGACGGGCAACTCCGGCCACATCGGTCACATCAGCGTGGACCTGGACGGGGACCCCTGCCCGTGCGGCGCCCGCGGCTGCGTCGAGCGCATAGCGAGCGGCCCCAACATCGCCCGGCGCGCCCTGGACGGCGGCTGGCGGCCCGGCCCGGACGGTGACACCTCCGCCGCCGCGGTCGCCGCCGCCGCCCGCCTGGGCGACCCCGTCGCGGTCGCCTCCTTCGAGCGCGCCGCGCAGGCACTGGCCGCCGGTATCGCCGCCACCGCGACCCTGGTCGAGATCGACATCGCCGTGGTGGGCGGCGGCGTGGGCAAGGCGGGCGACGTCCTCTTCACCCCCCTGCGCAAGGCCCTGACCGACTACGCGACCCTCTCCTTCGTCCAGCGCCTGGTGGTCGTCCCCGCCCAGATGGGCACGGACGCGGGCCTCGTGGGGGCGGCGTCGGCGGCGCTGACCAGGGTGACCGGGGTGACGGCGGCGCACGTCTGA
- a CDS encoding flavin reductase family protein: protein MTATPDVAAPRLATDDLLRSVFRLHAAGVAVITASGAAGPAGFTATSLTSVSARPPLLSFGIGTGSSSWPAVSAAEYVGVHVLGEHQEELAATFARSGADRFAAPTAWREGPHGVPLLDGVLAWLVCRVVGRVPAGDHRIVLAEVLTGDPSGTGGPLLYHRGGYTGLRD, encoded by the coding sequence ATGACGGCCACACCCGACGTCGCCGCGCCGCGGCTCGCCACCGACGACCTGCTGCGGTCCGTCTTCCGGCTCCACGCGGCGGGAGTCGCCGTGATCACCGCGTCCGGTGCAGCCGGTCCGGCCGGCTTCACGGCCACCTCCCTCACGTCCGTGTCCGCCCGGCCGCCGCTGCTCTCCTTCGGTATCGGCACCGGCTCCTCCAGCTGGCCCGCGGTCTCCGCTGCCGAGTACGTCGGGGTGCACGTACTGGGCGAACACCAGGAGGAGCTGGCCGCCACCTTCGCCCGCAGCGGAGCCGACCGCTTCGCGGCGCCCACCGCCTGGCGGGAGGGCCCGCACGGCGTCCCCCTGCTGGACGGGGTCCTCGCCTGGCTCGTCTGCCGCGTCGTCGGCCGGGTGCCGGCGGGGGACCACCGCATCGTGCTGGCCGAGGTGCTGACCGGCGACCCCTCGGGCACCGGCGGTCCCCTGCTGTACCACCGGGGCGGCTACACCGGCCTGCGCGACTGA
- a CDS encoding dipeptidase, producing the protein MSSNPVAETVSSLLPRAKEELAALVAFKSVADFDQFPRSESVGAANWIASALRAEGFQDVDLLNTPDGTQSVYGYLPGPEGAKTVLLYAHYDVQPPLDEAGWVTPPFELTERNGRWYGRGAADCKGGVLMHLLALRALKANGGVPVHVKVIAEGSEEQGTGGLERYAEAHPELLAADTIVIGDAGNFRVGLPTVTSTLRGMTLVRVRVDTLEGNLHSGQFGGAAPDALAALIRVLDSLRAEDGSTTVDGLAADNAWEGLAYDEEQFRRDARVLEGVELIGSGSVADRIWARPAVTVLGIDCPPVVGATPSVQAGARALVSLRVPPGVDAAEATKLLQAHLEARTPWGARVGVEQIGQGQAFRADTSSPAYQAMADAMAVAYPGEEMQYAGQGGSIPLCNTLAALYPEAEILLIGLSEPEAQIHAVNESVSPQELERLSVAEALFLRNYAAS; encoded by the coding sequence ATGTCGTCGAATCCGGTCGCCGAGACCGTCTCCTCGCTGCTGCCCCGCGCGAAGGAGGAACTCGCCGCGCTGGTGGCCTTCAAATCGGTGGCGGACTTCGACCAGTTCCCGCGCAGCGAGAGCGTCGGCGCCGCCAACTGGATAGCGTCCGCCCTGCGCGCCGAGGGGTTCCAGGACGTGGACCTCCTCAACACACCGGACGGCACACAGTCGGTGTACGGGTACCTGCCCGGGCCCGAGGGCGCGAAGACGGTGCTGCTCTACGCGCACTACGACGTGCAGCCGCCGCTGGACGAGGCCGGCTGGGTCACGCCGCCGTTCGAGCTGACCGAGCGGAACGGCCGCTGGTACGGGCGCGGCGCGGCCGACTGCAAGGGCGGTGTGCTGATGCACCTGCTGGCGCTGCGCGCGCTCAAGGCGAACGGCGGCGTGCCCGTGCACGTCAAGGTGATCGCCGAGGGTTCCGAGGAGCAGGGCACGGGCGGTCTGGAGCGGTACGCCGAGGCGCACCCGGAGCTGCTGGCCGCGGACACCATCGTCATCGGCGACGCGGGCAACTTCCGGGTCGGCCTGCCGACGGTCACCTCGACGCTGCGCGGCATGACCCTGGTGCGCGTGCGCGTGGACACCCTGGAAGGCAACCTGCACTCCGGCCAGTTCGGCGGTGCGGCGCCCGACGCGCTGGCCGCCCTGATCCGCGTACTCGACTCGCTGCGCGCCGAGGACGGCTCCACGACCGTCGACGGGCTGGCGGCGGACAACGCGTGGGAGGGCCTGGCGTACGACGAGGAGCAGTTCCGCCGGGACGCCCGGGTGCTGGAGGGCGTGGAGCTGATCGGCTCCGGTTCGGTCGCGGACCGGATCTGGGCCCGGCCGGCCGTCACCGTGCTCGGCATCGACTGCCCGCCGGTCGTCGGCGCCACCCCGTCGGTGCAGGCCGGCGCCCGCGCGCTGGTGAGCCTCAGGGTGCCGCCGGGCGTGGACGCCGCCGAGGCCACCAAGCTGCTCCAGGCGCACCTGGAGGCGCGGACGCCGTGGGGCGCCCGGGTCGGCGTCGAACAGATCGGCCAGGGCCAGGCGTTCCGCGCCGACACCTCCAGCCCGGCGTACCAGGCCATGGCGGACGCGATGGCGGTGGCGTACCCGGGCGAGGAGATGCAGTACGCCGGTCAGGGTGGCTCCATCCCGCTGTGCAACACCCTGGCGGCGCTGTACCCGGAGGCCGAGATCCTGCTGATCGGCCTGAGCGAGCCGGAGGCGCAGATCCACGCGGTGAACGAGAGCGTGTCCCCGCAGGAGCTGGAGCGGCTGTCGGTCGCCGAGGCGCTTTTCCTGCGCAACTACGCGGCGAGCTGA
- a CDS encoding NUDIX hydrolase gives MTVVWINGAFGAGKTTTARELIELIPNSTLFDPEIIGGALAHLLPPKRLAEVGDFQDLPIWRRLVIDTAAAMLAELGGTLVVPMTLLRQEYRDEIFGGLAARRIEVRHVLLAPAETILRERIARRGIPEGPPDGEIRVRQWSYDNIEPYRSALASWLTADAHPVDTGALTPYEAAARVAEAVGSGAAPACEIVQTPEPTGETVAAGVLLFDERDRVLLVDPTYKPGWEFPGGVVEPGEAPARAGMREVHEETGIRLADVPALLVVDWERPAPPAYGGLRLLFDGGRLDSADAGRVLLPGQELRDWRFVTEDEAAGLLPPVRYERLRWALRARERGAALYLEAGIPVG, from the coding sequence GTGACCGTCGTCTGGATCAACGGCGCGTTCGGTGCGGGGAAGACCACCACCGCACGGGAACTGATCGAACTGATCCCGAACAGCACGCTCTTCGACCCCGAGATCATCGGCGGAGCACTGGCACACCTGCTGCCGCCCAAACGCCTGGCCGAGGTGGGCGACTTCCAGGACCTGCCGATCTGGCGCCGCCTGGTGATCGACACGGCGGCCGCGATGCTCGCCGAGCTCGGCGGGACCCTCGTGGTCCCGATGACCCTGCTCCGCCAGGAGTACCGGGACGAGATCTTCGGCGGCCTCGCCGCCCGCCGGATCGAGGTCAGGCACGTCCTGCTGGCCCCGGCCGAAACGATCCTGCGGGAGCGGATAGCGCGCCGCGGGATACCGGAGGGCCCGCCCGACGGCGAGATACGCGTGCGGCAGTGGTCGTACGACAACATCGAGCCCTACCGGTCCGCCCTCGCCTCCTGGCTCACGGCCGACGCCCACCCGGTCGACACCGGCGCCCTCACCCCGTACGAGGCCGCCGCCCGGGTCGCCGAGGCCGTCGGCAGCGGCGCCGCCCCCGCCTGCGAGATCGTGCAGACTCCGGAGCCCACGGGTGAGACAGTCGCCGCCGGTGTCCTGCTCTTCGACGAGCGGGACCGGGTCCTGCTGGTCGACCCCACCTACAAGCCGGGCTGGGAGTTCCCCGGCGGGGTCGTCGAACCCGGCGAGGCGCCCGCCCGCGCGGGCATGCGCGAGGTCCACGAGGAGACCGGCATCCGCCTCGCCGACGTGCCCGCCCTGCTGGTCGTCGACTGGGAACGGCCCGCACCCCCCGCCTACGGCGGTCTGCGGCTCCTCTTCGACGGCGGCCGGCTCGACTCCGCCGACGCCGGCCGGGTGCTGCTCCCCGGCCAGGAACTGCGCGACTGGCGCTTCGTCACCGAGGACGAGGCGGCGGGCCTGCTGCCCCCGGTCCGCTACGAGCGGCTGCGCTGGGCCCTGCGGGCCCGGGAACGCGGAGCCGCCCTCTACCTGGAGGCGGGCATCCCCGTCGGCTGA
- a CDS encoding lysophospholipid acyltransferase family protein, translating into MAELAYRPAIGLARTLFKVWDLKIDCQGSENIPREGGAVLVSNHISYLDFIFDGLAALPQKRLVRFMAKESVFRHRVSGPLMRNMKHIPVDRKQGEAAYAHALDSLRSGEIIGVFPEATISESFTLKSFKSGAARLAQEAGVPLIPMALWGTQRLWTKGHPRNFKRSHTPITIRVGEAMEASREQYAGAITRRLRERVQELLEAAQRAYPVRPKGADDTWWMPAHLGGTAPTQEQLRATQAH; encoded by the coding sequence ATGGCAGAACTCGCCTACCGCCCGGCCATCGGTCTCGCCCGCACCCTGTTCAAGGTGTGGGACCTCAAGATCGACTGCCAGGGTTCGGAGAACATCCCGCGCGAGGGCGGCGCCGTGCTGGTGAGCAATCACATCAGCTACCTGGATTTCATCTTCGACGGCCTGGCGGCGCTGCCCCAGAAGCGGCTGGTGCGCTTCATGGCGAAGGAGTCGGTCTTCCGGCACCGGGTCTCCGGCCCGCTGATGCGCAACATGAAGCACATCCCGGTGGACCGCAAACAGGGCGAGGCGGCATACGCGCACGCCCTGGACTCGCTGCGGTCCGGCGAGATCATCGGGGTCTTCCCGGAGGCGACGATCTCCGAGTCGTTCACGCTGAAGAGCTTCAAGTCGGGCGCCGCGCGCCTGGCGCAGGAAGCGGGCGTCCCGCTGATCCCGATGGCGCTGTGGGGCACCCAGCGTCTGTGGACCAAGGGACACCCGCGCAACTTCAAGCGCAGCCACACCCCGATCACGATCCGGGTCGGCGAGGCGATGGAGGCCTCCCGCGAGCAGTACGCGGGCGCGATCACCCGCCGCCTGCGCGAGCGCGTGCAGGAGCTGCTGGAGGCCGCGCAGCGCGCCTACCCGGTACGCCCCAAGGGCGCGGACGACACCTGGTGGATGCCGGCCCACCTCGGCGGCACCGCGCCGACTCAGGAGCAGCTGCGCGCGACCCAGGCGCACTGA
- a CDS encoding electron transfer flavoprotein subunit beta/FixA family protein: MSLRIVVTVKYVPDATGDRHFADDLTVDRDDVDGLLSELDEYAVEQALQISENSDDDVEITVLTVGPEDAKDALRKALSMGADKAIHVEDDDLHGTDAIGTSLVLAKAIEKAGYDLVVSGMASTDGTMGVVPALLAERLGVPQVTLLSEVSVEGGTVKGRRDGDTATEQLEASLPAVVSVTDQSGEARYPSFKGIMAAKKKPVESWDLSDLDIDEDEVGLENAWTAVDSAAERPARTAGTIVKDEGEGGKQLAEFLAGQKFI, translated from the coding sequence GTGAGCTTGAGGATCGTTGTCACTGTGAAGTACGTGCCCGACGCCACTGGCGACCGGCACTTCGCCGATGACCTGACCGTCGACCGGGACGACGTGGACGGTCTGCTCTCCGAGCTGGACGAGTACGCGGTCGAGCAGGCGCTGCAGATCTCCGAGAATTCCGACGACGACGTGGAGATCACCGTCCTGACGGTGGGCCCCGAGGACGCGAAGGACGCGCTGCGCAAGGCGCTGTCCATGGGCGCGGACAAGGCGATCCACGTCGAGGACGACGACCTGCACGGCACCGACGCCATCGGCACCTCCCTGGTCCTGGCCAAGGCGATCGAGAAGGCCGGCTACGACCTGGTCGTCTCCGGCATGGCCTCCACCGACGGCACCATGGGCGTCGTACCGGCGCTGCTCGCCGAGCGCCTGGGGGTGCCGCAGGTGACGCTGCTGTCCGAGGTCTCCGTCGAGGGCGGGACGGTCAAGGGCCGCCGGGACGGCGACACCGCCACCGAGCAGCTGGAGGCCTCCCTCCCGGCCGTCGTGTCCGTCACCGACCAGTCGGGCGAGGCGCGTTACCCGTCCTTCAAGGGCATCATGGCGGCCAAGAAGAAGCCGGTCGAGTCCTGGGACCTCTCCGACCTCGACATCGACGAGGACGAGGTCGGCCTGGAGAACGCCTGGACCGCGGTCGACTCCGCGGCCGAGCGCCCGGCGCGCACCGCGGGCACCATCGTCAAGGACGAGGGCGAGGGCGGCAAGCAGCTCGCCGAGTTCCTCGCGGGCCAGAAGTTCATCTGA
- a CDS encoding DUF6986 family protein, protein MGQQEKVATSLAGAVGEEISASLAPVDAELERRYPGDPGTRQPVHTVYVPGDVFAADTIRSWGDRALAALDEHAPDAASFAAVLGLADDLAEPVHTRVRAKLEREPIEDLRVDFEDGYGNRTDAEEDEAAARAARLIAEAYAQGTAAPYMGIRMKCMEAPVRARGIRTLDVFLSGLMEAGGLPEGLVLTLPKVTYPEQVTAMVRLLEAFEKARGLTPGRIGFEIQIETSQSILATDGTAAVARMIQAAEGRATGLHYGTFDYSACLGVSAAHQASDHPAADHAKAVMQVAAAGTGVRVSDGSTNVLPVGPTAKVHDAWRLHYGLTRRALARAYYQGWDMHPAHIPTRYAAVFAFYREGFEQAAARLARYVNRAGGDVMDEPATAKALSGYLLRGLDCGALDIGEVARLTGLTRTDLEGFSAPRRGDLTASAQ, encoded by the coding sequence ATGGGTCAGCAGGAGAAGGTGGCAACGAGCCTCGCGGGCGCCGTCGGCGAGGAGATCAGTGCCTCCCTCGCACCGGTCGACGCGGAGCTGGAGCGCCGCTACCCCGGAGACCCGGGCACCCGCCAGCCCGTCCACACCGTGTACGTCCCCGGTGACGTCTTCGCCGCCGACACCATCCGCTCCTGGGGCGACCGGGCGCTCGCCGCCCTCGACGAACACGCCCCGGACGCCGCCTCCTTCGCCGCCGTCCTCGGCCTCGCCGACGACCTCGCCGAGCCCGTCCACACGCGCGTGCGCGCCAAACTGGAGCGCGAGCCGATCGAAGACCTCCGGGTCGACTTCGAGGACGGCTACGGCAACCGCACGGACGCCGAGGAGGACGAGGCCGCCGCCCGTGCCGCCCGTCTGATCGCCGAGGCGTACGCACAGGGCACGGCGGCCCCGTACATGGGCATCCGGATGAAGTGCATGGAAGCCCCGGTGCGGGCCCGCGGCATCCGCACCCTCGACGTCTTCCTCAGCGGCCTGATGGAGGCCGGCGGCCTGCCCGAGGGCCTGGTCCTCACGCTGCCGAAGGTGACCTACCCCGAGCAGGTCACCGCCATGGTGCGGCTCCTGGAGGCGTTCGAGAAGGCACGCGGCCTGACGCCGGGCCGGATCGGCTTCGAGATCCAGATCGAGACCAGCCAGTCCATCCTCGCCACCGACGGCACCGCCGCCGTCGCCCGCATGATCCAGGCCGCCGAGGGCCGCGCCACCGGCCTGCACTACGGCACCTTCGACTACAGCGCCTGCCTCGGCGTGTCCGCCGCCCACCAGGCCAGCGACCATCCCGCCGCCGACCACGCCAAGGCGGTCATGCAGGTCGCCGCCGCGGGCACCGGCGTACGCGTCTCGGACGGCTCCACCAACGTCCTGCCGGTCGGCCCCACGGCCAAGGTGCACGACGCCTGGCGCCTGCACTACGGCCTCACCCGCCGCGCCCTCGCCCGCGCCTACTACCAGGGCTGGGACATGCACCCCGCCCACATCCCCACCCGGTACGCGGCCGTCTTCGCCTTCTACCGCGAGGGCTTCGAGCAGGCCGCCGCCCGCCTTGCCCGGTACGTGAACCGCGCGGGCGGCGACGTCATGGACGAGCCCGCCACCGCCAAGGCCCTCAGCGGCTACCTCCTGCGCGGCCTGGACTGCGGCGCCCTCGACATCGGAGAGGTCGCCCGCCTCACCGGCCTGACCCGCACCGACCTGGAGGGCTTCTCCGCGCCCCGGCGCGGCGACCTCACGGCATCGGCGCAGTAG
- a CDS encoding electron transfer flavoprotein subunit alpha/FixB family protein, which produces MAEVLVYVDHVDGAVRKPTLELLTLARRIGEPVAVALGNGAADTAAALAEHGAVKVLTHEAAEYADYLVVPKVDALQAAVEAVSPAAVLVPSSAEGKEIAARLALRLGSGVITDAVDLEAGDEGPVATQSVFAAAFTTKSRVSKGTPVITVKPNSAAVEPAAAAGAVEALSVTFSAQATGTKVTARTPRESTGRPELTEAAIVVSGGRGVNGAENFAIIEALADSLGAAVGASRAAVDAGWYPHTNQVGQTGKSVSPQLYIASGISGAIQHRAGMQTSKTIVAINKDAEAPIFDLVDYGVVGDLFDVVPQLTEEVKSRKG; this is translated from the coding sequence ATGGCTGAAGTTCTCGTCTACGTCGATCACGTGGACGGTGCCGTCCGCAAGCCGACCCTGGAGCTGCTGACCCTCGCCCGCCGCATCGGCGAGCCGGTCGCCGTCGCGCTGGGCAACGGCGCCGCCGACACCGCCGCCGCCCTCGCCGAGCACGGCGCGGTGAAGGTCCTCACCCACGAGGCCGCCGAGTACGCCGACTACCTGGTCGTGCCGAAGGTGGACGCCCTCCAGGCCGCCGTCGAGGCTGTCTCCCCGGCCGCCGTGCTGGTCCCGTCCTCCGCCGAGGGCAAGGAGATCGCCGCCCGCCTGGCGCTGCGACTGGGATCGGGCGTCATCACCGACGCCGTCGACCTGGAGGCCGGCGACGAGGGCCCGGTGGCCACCCAGTCGGTGTTCGCCGCCGCCTTCACCACCAAGTCCCGCGTCTCCAAGGGCACCCCGGTCATCACGGTCAAGCCCAACAGCGCCGCCGTCGAGCCCGCCGCGGCCGCCGGTGCCGTCGAGGCCCTGTCGGTCACCTTCTCCGCCCAGGCCACGGGTACCAAGGTCACCGCGCGCACGCCGCGCGAGTCGACCGGCCGCCCCGAGCTGACCGAGGCCGCGATCGTCGTCTCCGGCGGCCGTGGCGTCAACGGCGCGGAGAACTTCGCGATCATCGAGGCGCTCGCCGACTCGCTCGGCGCGGCCGTCGGTGCCTCGCGCGCCGCGGTGGACGCGGGCTGGTACCCGCACACCAACCAGGTCGGCCAGACCGGCAAGTCCGTCTCGCCGCAGCTGTACATCGCCTCCGGCATCTCCGGCGCGATCCAGCACCGCGCGGGCATGCAGACCTCGAAGACGATCGTGGCGATCAACAAGGACGCCGAGGCCCCGATCTTCGACCTGGTCGACTACGGCGTCGTCGGCGACCTGTTCGACGTGGTCCCGCAGCTCACCGAGGAAGTGAAGTCCCGCAAGGGCTGA
- a CDS encoding MBL fold metallo-hydrolase, which translates to MDVIELLPRLRLLRFPVGQAYLWRDGDDLTLVDAGPAGAGAGIVAWAGSFGRVRRVVLTHFHEDHVGGAQEVAALTGAEVVTHTLEAPVVRGEVPGPPPVYEDWERPLHENALRLLPAGGFDRPTRVTAVSDGDVLDFGGGARVVHAPGHTDGSIGLHLPRHGVLFTGDAAAASPDDGRVILGVFNTDRDRAVASFGRLAALDSELACFGHGDPVTVRAGRTLRESARSHGAAL; encoded by the coding sequence ATGGACGTCATCGAGCTCCTGCCGCGTCTGCGCCTGCTGCGCTTCCCGGTCGGCCAGGCCTACCTCTGGCGCGACGGCGACGACCTGACCCTGGTCGACGCGGGGCCGGCCGGGGCCGGTGCGGGCATCGTCGCGTGGGCCGGCTCCTTCGGGCGTGTACGGCGTGTCGTCCTCACCCACTTCCACGAGGACCACGTGGGCGGGGCGCAGGAGGTCGCCGCGCTCACCGGGGCCGAGGTGGTGACACACACCCTGGAGGCGCCCGTCGTGCGCGGTGAGGTGCCGGGTCCACCGCCCGTGTACGAGGACTGGGAGCGTCCGCTGCACGAGAACGCGCTGCGGCTGCTCCCGGCGGGCGGCTTCGACCGGCCGACGCGGGTGACCGCGGTGTCCGACGGCGACGTTCTGGACTTCGGCGGCGGGGCGCGGGTCGTGCACGCTCCCGGCCACACGGACGGAAGCATCGGGCTGCACCTCCCTCGGCACGGTGTGCTGTTCACGGGGGACGCCGCTGCCGCGTCGCCGGACGACGGCAGGGTGATCCTCGGCGTGTTCAACACCGACCGGGACCGGGCCGTCGCCTCCTTCGGGCGTCTGGCGGCCCTCGACTCGGAGCTGGCCTGCTTCGGTCACGGGGATCCGGTGACCGTCCGGGCCGGTCGGACGCTGCGGGAGTCGGCACGGAGCCACGGGGCGGCTCTCTGA